A window of the Paenibacillus woosongensis genome harbors these coding sequences:
- a CDS encoding ferredoxin has translation MAKYTWVEKDTCIACGACGATAPDIYDYDDEGLAEVIYNNDGNRGVTEIPEDLHDDLQDASDGCPTDSIKIADTPFNMEG, from the coding sequence ATGGCGAAATATACTTGGGTAGAGAAAGATACTTGTATCGCTTGCGGCGCTTGCGGCGCTACGGCACCGGATATCTACGATTATGACGATGAGGGCTTGGCCGAAGTTATCTACAATAATGATGGTAACCGCGGTGTAACAGAAATTCCGGAAGACTTGCATGACGACCTTCAGGATGCGTCTGACGGATGCCCAACCGATTCCATCAAGATTGCAGATACTCCGTTCAATATGGAAGGTTAA
- a CDS encoding L,D-transpeptidase family protein: MKNSAYLKKYVENHPNNKMAWYLLGKEYEQSGQEGKAHYCYIQAGSVYEAFEASKIPDDLWMGYEAGILQESRRQEQRSRLLRKAGFILLLLLFLWLPSAQSPGKIAATVPEIPAPGHADSVSEEGKPGQLITEAEPSPALAEPVKDSPKFTAIGYVPGGRGVTGDIGGLLQGSATAGGYQVVLGMGKQGKWLNWSHKMPIVYGIQSLGHGQTSVQSYDPAACFCKPPESRHLKAEAGEWIKRQESLAVLSSAMLRYKEKNGKWPVSLDELTQPFPDNWLAGTNDHMKEAFGPLKREFAQREQQAGGSEAGSGESRGTKGKKANDGDRFFTQPLEVIVDTSNYRLAVVSGSVILRSYRVGLGGDKTPEGTFHISDKVINPNGKSDGEFGSRGMQLSDTNYAIHGTNEPDSIGVDESLGCVRMGKKDVEELFDLLPVGTKVTIGKGGLPDQDLTPAERFTLGDRQDQSNPHRTYRWLH; the protein is encoded by the coding sequence ATGAAAAATTCGGCTTACCTCAAAAAATACGTAGAGAACCACCCAAACAATAAAATGGCTTGGTATTTGCTTGGCAAAGAATATGAACAAAGCGGCCAGGAAGGCAAAGCCCATTATTGTTACATTCAGGCAGGAAGCGTGTACGAAGCGTTCGAGGCCAGCAAAATACCCGATGATTTATGGATGGGGTATGAGGCTGGCATCCTTCAGGAGTCGCGCAGGCAGGAGCAGCGCAGCCGTTTGCTTCGAAAGGCAGGCTTTATTTTGCTGCTTTTGCTGTTTCTGTGGCTTCCTTCCGCGCAGTCTCCCGGCAAAATAGCAGCAACAGTTCCGGAGATTCCTGCTCCCGGGCATGCGGATAGCGTTTCTGAGGAGGGCAAGCCAGGTCAGCTTATAACGGAAGCGGAACCATCGCCAGCCCTTGCGGAGCCGGTGAAGGATAGCCCGAAATTTACGGCGATCGGTTATGTTCCCGGAGGCAGGGGAGTAACGGGCGATATCGGCGGGCTGCTGCAGGGAAGCGCTACGGCTGGCGGCTATCAGGTCGTGCTGGGCATGGGCAAACAAGGAAAATGGCTGAACTGGTCTCATAAAATGCCGATCGTTTATGGCATCCAATCGCTTGGCCACGGCCAAACCAGCGTGCAGTCCTACGACCCGGCGGCGTGTTTCTGTAAGCCGCCCGAATCGAGACATCTGAAGGCGGAGGCGGGGGAGTGGATCAAACGGCAGGAATCCCTGGCCGTACTCTCTTCGGCTATGCTGCGATATAAGGAGAAAAACGGGAAATGGCCGGTCAGTCTGGACGAACTCACACAGCCGTTTCCGGACAACTGGCTGGCAGGAACCAATGATCATATGAAAGAAGCATTCGGGCCGCTGAAGCGGGAGTTCGCACAGCGGGAACAACAGGCAGGCGGCAGCGAGGCGGGTTCAGGCGAATCCCGCGGTACGAAGGGGAAGAAAGCCAATGATGGCGACCGGTTTTTTACCCAGCCGCTGGAGGTGATCGTCGATACGAGCAATTATCGTTTGGCAGTAGTAAGCGGCTCGGTCATACTCAGAAGCTACCGGGTTGGGTTGGGCGGCGATAAGACGCCGGAAGGGACGTTTCATATTTCTGACAAGGTCATAAATCCGAACGGCAAGTCGGACGGGGAGTTCGGCAGCAGAGGAATGCAGCTGTCCGATACGAATTATGCGATTCATGGCACGAACGAGCCGGACAGTATCGGCGTCGATGAATCGCTGGGCTGTGTCCGGATGGGGAAAAAGGACGTGGAGGAGCTGTTCGACCTTCTTCCGGTCGGAACGAAGGTGACGATAGGCAAGGGAGGACTGCCCGATCAGGACCTTACCCCGGCAGAGCGGTTCACGCTTGGGGACAGGCAGGATCAGAGCAATCCTCACCGGACGTATCGCTGGCTGCATTAG
- a CDS encoding quinone-dependent dihydroorotate dehydrogenase: MLYRNIGKHLFFRLDAEKAHHLMIGGLHKAARVPGFIPLLHGMYGVKEVPELAVDLFDIHFPTPVGLAAGLDKNAEAVEAFSAVGFGFMEVGTVTPKAQPGNDQPRLFRLKPQEALINRMGFNNQGTAYMARQLAALRSRRIPVAVNIGKNKVTPNEEAHLDYEKCIAELYPHADFFVVNISSPNTPDLRNLQHGSELASLLEAVQSEMAEQAEKHGKKKHVLVKIAPDVSMTELEFMVQTITNSGVSGIIATNTTISREGITHQHAQETGGLSGKPLKDRSTEVISHVYRLTEGKLPIIGSGGIFNAEDAYEKIRAGASLVEIYTALIYEGPELNREVHRGLLDLLHRDGFSHISEAVGADHR; encoded by the coding sequence GTGTTGTATCGCAATATTGGCAAGCATTTATTCTTCCGATTGGATGCTGAGAAGGCTCACCATCTCATGATTGGAGGATTACATAAGGCAGCTAGAGTGCCGGGGTTCATACCTCTACTGCACGGAATGTACGGAGTTAAAGAGGTTCCGGAGCTGGCTGTCGATTTATTTGATATTCATTTTCCTACTCCGGTAGGGCTGGCAGCAGGGCTGGATAAAAATGCGGAAGCGGTAGAGGCGTTTTCGGCTGTCGGCTTCGGATTCATGGAGGTCGGTACGGTCACGCCGAAGGCCCAGCCGGGAAATGATCAGCCGAGGCTGTTTCGCCTTAAACCGCAGGAAGCGCTGATCAACCGCATGGGGTTCAACAACCAGGGCACCGCTTATATGGCCCGGCAGCTGGCGGCGCTGCGGAGCAGGCGGATTCCGGTCGCTGTCAATATCGGCAAGAACAAGGTCACTCCCAATGAAGAGGCCCATCTTGATTATGAGAAATGCATTGCGGAACTTTATCCGCATGCGGACTTCTTTGTCGTGAACATCAGTTCGCCGAATACGCCCGACCTGCGCAATTTGCAGCACGGCAGCGAGCTGGCGTCCCTGCTGGAGGCCGTGCAAAGCGAGATGGCGGAGCAGGCGGAGAAGCATGGCAAGAAGAAGCATGTTCTCGTGAAAATCGCCCCGGACGTCAGCATGACGGAGCTGGAATTCATGGTGCAGACGATCACGAATAGCGGCGTATCGGGAATTATAGCTACCAATACGACGATATCGCGTGAAGGCATTACGCATCAGCACGCGCAGGAGACCGGCGGTCTCAGCGGAAAGCCGCTGAAGGACAGATCAACGGAGGTTATTTCCCATGTCTATCGACTGACGGAAGGGAAGCTTCCGATCATCGGTTCCGGCGGAATTTTTAATGCTGAAGATGCCTATGAGAAAATTCGTGCCGGCGCCAGTCTGGTAGAAATATATACCGCTCTAATTTATGAAGGTCCCGAGCTGAATCGGGAAGTGCATCGCGGTTTGTTGGACCTGCTGCATCGCGACGGATTTAGCCACATTTCCGAAGCAGTAGGAGCAGATCATCGCTAA
- a CDS encoding GTP pyrophosphokinase: MDSRDWGAFLLPYEQTVEELKVKFKTMRSELKKLEEYAPIEFVTGRVKKISSILDKAKRLNVPMDQLEQGIEDIAGIRIMCQFVEDIRRVAEYIRARKDLRVIYEKDYITNYKESGYRSFHMIIEYPVQTALGLKNVLAEIQIRTLAMNFWATIEHSLNYKYRESLPDEMRSRLKKAAEAAFVLDNEMSSIREEILLAQKSFEDESSIVNHLLTAIHQLYFYHMVSEAIEAQQRFNELWEARDMEGLKEMHTEVTQKIKAAKKALESGDDSV; this comes from the coding sequence ATGGATAGTAGAGACTGGGGAGCATTTTTGCTGCCGTATGAGCAAACGGTGGAAGAGTTGAAGGTCAAGTTCAAAACGATGCGCTCCGAGCTCAAGAAGCTGGAGGAATATGCCCCGATTGAATTCGTTACCGGAAGAGTCAAGAAAATATCAAGCATTCTCGATAAAGCCAAGCGACTGAACGTGCCGATGGATCAGCTGGAGCAGGGGATCGAGGATATTGCCGGCATTCGAATCATGTGCCAGTTTGTTGAGGACATTCGCAGAGTAGCCGAGTATATCCGGGCCCGCAAGGATCTCAGAGTAATTTACGAGAAGGATTATATTACCAATTATAAGGAAAGCGGCTATCGCAGCTTCCATATGATTATCGAATATCCGGTTCAGACTGCCCTGGGACTCAAAAACGTGCTGGCCGAAATTCAGATTCGCACGCTAGCCATGAATTTCTGGGCCACGATCGAGCACTCCCTGAATTACAAATACCGGGAGAGCCTGCCCGATGAAATGCGCAGCAGGCTGAAGAAGGCCGCAGAGGCCGCTTTTGTCCTCGATAATGAGATGTCCAGCATTCGCGAGGAGATTCTGCTGGCACAAAAGAGCTTCGAGGACGAATCCAGCATCGTGAACCATTTGTTGACGGCGATTCATCAGCTCTATTTTTACCATATGGTATCAGAGGCCATCGAGGCTCAGCAGCGTTTCAACGAGCTGTGGGAGGCCCGGGATATGGAAGGGCTGAAGGAGATGCATACTGAAGTCACGCAAAAGATCAAAGCGGCCAAAAAAGCGTTGGAGTCCGGCGATGACAGCGTATGA
- a CDS encoding DUF309 domain-containing protein: MTAYDPLYVAFLIYFNRDQDYFECHEVMEELWLKQDKDPLYKGLLQVAVGLYHFRNGNVTGGRKMMESAAQRLTPYPPDSLGINLAKLLDETRAYAAQLAEYEQSPFSYYDLTIEIQDEHLSELVKQALSAVTPNIPQRRGPQRGAKHDLRMQGKSK, translated from the coding sequence ATGACAGCGTATGATCCTCTGTACGTAGCCTTCCTGATCTATTTTAATCGCGACCAGGATTACTTCGAATGCCATGAAGTCATGGAGGAGCTGTGGCTGAAGCAGGATAAGGACCCGTTATACAAGGGGCTGCTTCAGGTTGCGGTCGGTTTGTACCATTTTCGTAACGGGAATGTGACTGGCGGGAGGAAAATGATGGAGTCCGCTGCGCAGAGGCTCACCCCCTATCCGCCGGATTCCCTTGGCATCAATCTTGCCAAGCTGCTTGACGAGACCAGAGCATATGCTGCTCAGTTGGCGGAATATGAGCAATCCCCCTTTTCTTATTACGATTTGACCATCGAAATACAGGATGAGCACTTATCAGAGCTTGTGAAGCAGGCGTTATCGGCAGTAACCCCCAACATTCCGCAGCGCAGAGGGCCTCAGCGAGGCGCCAAGCATGACCTACGGATGCAGGGCAAGTCCAAATGA
- a CDS encoding RsmB/NOP family class I SAM-dependent RNA methyltransferase: MAVHVPMAFLEKMQQLLGSDYSAYLSSYDNPRYAGIRVNTLKISVESFLRLSPFELKPVPWCPTGFYVQEGQKPGKHPYYHAGLYYIQEPSAMAPVEMLDVSPGQRVLDLCAAPGGKTTQIAAKLQGEGVLVANDIHADRTKALAKNVELYGVRNAVVLNESPERIADAFPAYFDKILIDAPCSGEGMFRKDEDMARQWEVHSTSKCTVMQKDILKSAAAMLASGGRIVYSTCTFAPEENEAVIAWFLDRHPDFELVPLPKEPGFSPGRPEWLYRLNAEGGDAAFSSESASLTAQCGRLWPHQVEGEGHFLAVLQHKGPAVSRDNGAEGQLARGGQMSVRGREPQQTSPGSKPGKTNRRPVGHSHTGKASKGRESAGKVPGERELLDCWKQFASEHVTAKLPGQPLLFGGHVYQSPLPKERLAGLKTVRPGWYAGTVKNGRFAPGHPLATALSAGEANRVLNLSQENGEAVRYLKGETLNVPASRIECRGIQGFPKGYVLVCVDGVSLGWGKWIDGMLKNEYPAGWRWT, encoded by the coding sequence ATGGCAGTACATGTACCGATGGCTTTTCTGGAAAAGATGCAGCAGCTGCTGGGCAGCGATTACAGCGCTTATCTATCGTCTTATGACAATCCCCGTTACGCCGGTATCCGGGTTAATACGCTTAAAATAAGCGTTGAGTCGTTCTTGCGCCTCTCTCCGTTTGAACTGAAGCCCGTACCTTGGTGTCCCACCGGATTCTATGTTCAGGAAGGACAGAAGCCGGGAAAACACCCGTATTATCATGCGGGGCTGTATTATATCCAAGAGCCCAGCGCGATGGCGCCTGTGGAAATGCTTGATGTGTCACCTGGCCAGAGAGTGCTGGATTTATGTGCCGCGCCCGGAGGCAAAACGACGCAAATCGCGGCCAAGCTGCAAGGGGAAGGCGTACTTGTAGCCAACGACATTCACGCAGATCGGACGAAGGCACTGGCCAAAAACGTCGAACTGTACGGCGTCCGGAACGCCGTGGTGCTGAATGAGTCGCCGGAGCGTATCGCTGATGCCTTCCCGGCTTATTTCGATAAAATTCTGATCGATGCCCCCTGCTCTGGAGAAGGCATGTTCCGCAAGGACGAGGACATGGCGCGGCAGTGGGAGGTTCATTCAACCTCCAAGTGCACCGTAATGCAGAAGGACATCCTGAAATCCGCCGCGGCCATGCTGGCGTCGGGCGGCAGAATCGTGTATTCAACCTGTACATTTGCTCCTGAAGAGAATGAGGCAGTGATTGCCTGGTTCCTGGATCGGCACCCGGATTTTGAGCTTGTTCCGCTGCCGAAGGAACCCGGTTTCTCGCCAGGTCGTCCGGAGTGGCTGTACCGGTTGAATGCGGAAGGCGGTGATGCTGCCTTCTCCTCGGAATCCGCTAGCCTGACCGCACAGTGCGGCAGGCTGTGGCCGCACCAGGTTGAAGGCGAGGGGCATTTCCTGGCCGTGCTGCAGCACAAGGGCCCGGCAGTAAGCCGGGACAATGGGGCCGAGGGGCAGCTAGCGCGTGGCGGACAGATGTCCGTACGCGGCAGAGAGCCGCAACAGACAAGCCCCGGCAGCAAGCCGGGCAAAACGAACCGGAGGCCTGTGGGCCATTCTCATACGGGGAAGGCCTCCAAAGGGCGGGAGAGTGCTGGGAAAGTGCCCGGCGAACGGGAGCTTCTGGACTGCTGGAAGCAATTTGCAAGCGAGCATGTAACTGCGAAGCTCCCCGGGCAGCCGTTGTTGTTCGGCGGCCATGTCTACCAGTCCCCGCTGCCGAAGGAACGGCTTGCCGGACTGAAAACCGTTCGTCCCGGGTGGTATGCCGGCACCGTAAAGAATGGCCGGTTTGCCCCGGGGCATCCGCTTGCGACCGCCTTATCCGCAGGGGAAGCAAACCGGGTATTGAATTTATCCCAGGAGAACGGCGAAGCGGTCAGGTATCTTAAAGGGGAAACCCTGAATGTCCCGGCATCGAGAATCGAATGCCGGGGTATCCAGGGTTTCCCTAAAGGATACGTACTGGTTTGCGTTGACGGCGTATCGCTGGGCTGGGGGAAATGGATAGACGGGATGCTCAAGAACGAATATCCCGCAGGGTGGAGGTGGACATAG
- a CDS encoding pseudouridine synthase — translation MGKGKKTQRLDKILGHLGYGSRSDIKKMVKQGRVMLNGTVPKDSGIQADPYEDSISVDGKGIDYREFIYLMLNKPQDVISATEDYRERTVLDLIPAELRVFSPFPVGRLDKDTEGFLLLTNDGQLAHDLLSPRKHVPKTYEAHVLGEIGEREIALFREGVTLDDGYVTLPAELEVLGHERLEEGVISRVRLTISEGKFHQVKRMFMAAGSKVVYLKRISMGPLTLDDSLALGSYRELTEAEVELLKTYKK, via the coding sequence GTGGGCAAAGGCAAAAAAACGCAAAGGCTGGATAAAATACTCGGCCATCTTGGTTATGGATCGAGATCGGATATCAAAAAAATGGTGAAGCAGGGGAGAGTTATGCTGAATGGCACTGTTCCCAAGGATAGCGGGATTCAGGCCGATCCTTACGAGGATAGCATCTCCGTAGACGGAAAGGGCATTGATTACCGCGAGTTCATATATTTGATGCTGAACAAACCGCAAGACGTCATTTCCGCGACCGAGGATTACCGGGAGCGGACGGTGCTGGATTTGATTCCGGCGGAGCTGCGCGTGTTCTCTCCGTTTCCGGTGGGACGCCTGGATAAGGATACGGAAGGCTTTCTGCTGCTGACGAATGACGGGCAGCTGGCCCATGATCTGTTATCGCCGCGCAAGCATGTGCCCAAGACGTACGAGGCTCATGTGCTGGGCGAGATCGGGGAGCGGGAAATCGCGCTGTTCCGTGAAGGGGTTACTCTCGATGACGGCTACGTCACCTTGCCGGCTGAGCTGGAGGTGCTTGGGCACGAGCGCCTGGAAGAGGGCGTGATATCCCGTGTCCGGCTGACCATTTCCGAAGGCAAGTTCCATCAGGTAAAGCGGATGTTCATGGCCGCCGGATCAAAGGTTGTATATTTGAAGCGCATCAGCATGGGACCGCTCACGCTGGATGACTCCCTGGCGCTCGGTTCATACCGCGAGCTGACGGAGGCCGAGGTGGAGCTGCTTAAGACGTACAAGAAATAG
- a CDS encoding Cof-type HAD-IIB family hydrolase, with protein sequence MRYKLIALDVDGTLLNDDHELTPGTAETIKKIADQGTEFVLCTGRAPGNSIPFMKQMGLSGYVITHNGAATVNIETLEIVHEFEISPLPLAPYLDYCRDNGVHFDVNTTFALYVQGAASLSQEALDMYKQFMMVPKELPRWADLSEPIVKVTVSGHKDELDKVYADWSKWDNSEFNVLRSGDFFIDITHKDSSKGAALRKLAEKRGIPAENVMAVGNYYNDISMLTYAGLSIAMDNSPLEVKAAAQAVTASNNEEGVKLALEKYCLEESVR encoded by the coding sequence ATGAGATACAAACTGATCGCTTTGGACGTAGACGGTACATTGCTGAACGATGATCACGAGCTGACGCCAGGAACGGCGGAGACGATCAAGAAAATTGCGGATCAGGGCACGGAATTCGTGCTCTGCACCGGCCGTGCTCCGGGGAACTCTATACCGTTCATGAAGCAAATGGGTCTGAGTGGTTACGTCATTACGCATAACGGGGCGGCAACGGTCAACATTGAGACTTTGGAGATCGTCCATGAATTCGAAATCAGCCCGCTGCCCCTGGCTCCTTATTTGGACTATTGCCGGGATAACGGCGTTCACTTTGACGTGAACACGACATTCGCGCTCTATGTTCAGGGGGCGGCCAGCCTAAGCCAGGAGGCCCTGGATATGTACAAACAGTTCATGATGGTGCCTAAGGAGCTGCCGCGCTGGGCCGACCTGAGCGAGCCCATCGTGAAAGTGACTGTGTCCGGCCATAAGGACGAGTTGGATAAAGTGTACGCCGACTGGAGCAAATGGGATAACTCGGAATTTAATGTGCTGCGCAGCGGCGACTTCTTCATCGACATCACCCACAAGGATTCCTCCAAGGGCGCAGCCTTGCGGAAGCTGGCGGAGAAGCGGGGGATTCCTGCGGAGAACGTCATGGCCGTCGGCAATTACTACAACGACATATCGATGCTTACTTATGCCGGGCTCAGCATCGCGATGGACAACTCGCCGCTGGAGGTCAAGGCGGCCGCCCAAGCGGTTACTGCTTCGAACAACGAGGAAGGCGTGAAGCTGGCGCTTGAGAAATACTGCTTGGAAGAATCTGTGCGTTAA
- a CDS encoding RsmB/NOP family class I SAM-dependent RNA methyltransferase produces MSMTALPDSFCERMIAMLGEKEGQTFLNSYAMPRTYGLRINTLKIKPGSPAQRDIIQRFGLEGIPWCEEGFYYDEDKRPGKHAYHAAGLYYIQEPSAMSAVELLDPQPGEAVLDLAAAPGGKTTQIAMKMNGKGLLISNEIHPQRAKILAENVERFGVRNAVVTQAAPGELSSRFPLAFDRIMLDAPCSGEGMFRKDPDAIAEWSEQSVEFCAARQWDILQDAVAMLKPGGQLAYSTCTFNREENEETIARLLAHYPDMTLVAEKRIWPHRHKGEGHYVALLQRKSGGDEKMGALAASSPAFRAEPDKARPKSKPHGKKRSNGKNSEKNTAAAYEAFTDWAESELPGFGGWLGDRAGEGIPILFGELLYLLPFSTELQLTPDILAGLKIPRAGLHLGDYKKGRFQPAHALAMAIRPADAALTWTLKPDSPELAAYLHGDTLAVPADYRGWCLVTMECGGGGGFPLGWGKASGGQLKNHLPKGLRQLSV; encoded by the coding sequence ATGTCCATGACAGCATTGCCGGATTCCTTCTGTGAACGCATGATTGCGATGCTCGGAGAGAAGGAAGGGCAAACGTTCCTTAACAGCTATGCGATGCCGCGAACGTACGGACTGCGAATCAACACGCTGAAAATCAAGCCCGGATCACCAGCACAACGCGACATCATACAGCGCTTCGGACTGGAGGGCATCCCTTGGTGCGAGGAAGGCTTTTATTACGATGAAGACAAACGCCCGGGCAAACATGCTTACCATGCCGCGGGATTATATTATATTCAAGAACCGTCCGCCATGTCTGCCGTTGAGCTGCTGGACCCTCAGCCCGGAGAGGCCGTGCTGGATCTGGCCGCCGCGCCGGGAGGCAAAACGACGCAGATCGCGATGAAAATGAACGGCAAAGGCCTGCTGATCAGCAACGAGATCCACCCCCAGCGCGCAAAAATACTAGCGGAGAACGTCGAGCGCTTCGGCGTGCGCAACGCGGTCGTTACGCAGGCTGCTCCGGGCGAGCTGTCCTCACGATTCCCGCTCGCCTTTGACCGGATCATGCTCGATGCGCCGTGCTCCGGCGAAGGCATGTTCCGCAAGGACCCGGATGCGATAGCCGAATGGTCGGAGCAATCGGTGGAGTTTTGCGCGGCAAGGCAATGGGACATTCTGCAGGATGCCGTTGCGATGCTGAAGCCGGGAGGCCAGCTTGCCTACTCGACCTGCACCTTCAACCGGGAGGAGAACGAGGAGACCATCGCCCGGCTGCTGGCGCATTATCCCGATATGACGCTGGTGGCAGAGAAACGGATTTGGCCGCATCGGCACAAAGGTGAAGGGCATTACGTCGCCTTGCTGCAGCGCAAGAGCGGGGGGGACGAGAAGATGGGAGCGCTAGCGGCTTCCTCTCCAGCATTCCGCGCTGAACCAGATAAAGCCCGTCCCAAGAGCAAACCGCACGGTAAAAAACGCAGCAATGGGAAGAACAGCGAAAAAAATACAGCAGCCGCCTATGAGGCTTTCACCGACTGGGCGGAAAGCGAGCTTCCCGGCTTCGGAGGATGGCTTGGGGATCGCGCAGGAGAAGGAATCCCTATTTTATTTGGGGAATTATTGTATTTGCTGCCGTTCAGCACAGAACTGCAATTGACCCCTGACATCCTTGCCGGGCTGAAAATCCCCCGTGCCGGCCTCCATCTGGGCGACTATAAAAAAGGGCGCTTCCAGCCGGCCCACGCGCTGGCTATGGCCATCCGCCCTGCGGATGCCGCTCTAACCTGGACGCTGAAGCCGGACTCGCCTGAACTGGCGGCTTATTTGCATGGAGATACTTTGGCGGTTCCCGCCGATTACCGCGGCTGGTGTCTCGTTACGATGGAATGCGGCGGCGGCGGCGGCTTCCCCCTCGGCTGGGGCAAAGCAAGCGGCGGCCAGCTTAAGAACCATCTGCCCAAAGGGCTGCGCCAGCTGTCCGTGTAG